The proteins below come from a single Pieris brassicae chromosome 1, ilPieBrab1.1, whole genome shotgun sequence genomic window:
- the LOC123717135 gene encoding C2 domain-containing protein 5 isoform X1, whose amino-acid sequence MPGKIKVKVLAGRNLPVMDRASDTTDAFVEIKFGGITHKTDVCRKSLNPHWNSTEWYRFEVDESELQDEPLQLRLMDHDTYSANDAIGKVVISLAPLLAREAISTNGVAGPPGGAVMSGWIPVFDTMHGIRGELNVIVKVELFSDFNKYKTSSCGVQFFHCPMIPPGYRVSAIHGFVEELIVNDDPEYQWIEKIRTPRASNEARQVAFIKLSNQVQRLVGLKAAELGANAVVGYQQDFDLEGEAGVVARAIGTAVSMTPLPLPSQSMTVQLTQQQLNKYLDILATDDESVADLREYYLHHQDELMMIVNILNPRTPSLLDEPDNDDDDKSFETIRSTQNNYTGRLSIYQDLTAHTGLKHISDDQSELNKLLNRQDSDSDSSGPIGKIKKMKTHLFSKRFSRRKSSAKQDDQISIKSSSSDTSRISDIKNELKKLKRLKVKRYDEYEEEEGINMASILARSVIHAQTSLARISESHSEHSPGSTLRRISDSGSVNLPSGEMTDVEVNCMDDSKIPEIHCASMENLSNVVSPQAERKISDSCPTSPVVVRSENLLKLPGDSSFYGSVSSALSAESSDIYSTSDEEEDSFNLKTETIGSVVKSVLNNNVDPEFVAQMEKKLTVLKLDSFERNEGSQSAQAVKPEVPDFQNKQDHNPVLLEPSEDKKCVVSHNRSFKIPNPFAHKKLCSSFSAPSSPDEKNGFMYRSSRRIKRQLSKFSKSSMIKSLSHYSLLPKRKEHKPSVSEPGSSSDATSRAPSDTVLGAPFLSYNDLLALDNSAVNSNRLCKSDDLGPTKVSMYIGSEPVSRASFSGPSISFSERLPEQRSFKREKPAIKPSSLVQTAMETILIDKVQSLLIPTSPDYSTANKKFFSDVNEKLVVEEEKLRERKLTRQDSVQSTESASHKMSKSLNSCKLTHTPVLKNFHPILSGAHLETIPSLPEGSVDKESLDVECDTNSASVCGNSHAACVDRDKCEREKQDREKCEKEKDRTSPRHARHESYGGREPNVQNASVNSTSTPMGIHRRSSDSDLSITPKGSSLNASLGNAGSGGGAILKPSMNSNNLEMLEYPFLTMSEYPPGFIVHIGGTVCARSVKLVDGGGESSSRAGWWTELRTELRAHARALRCTAVLAYCERTAIREDVCVLSASGTAAVINLDCDFNIDEPNVSLTNGSKNTIEEIEAENCSIAHVPYSPGAGPYRAELAPCGECRRARVPTVVLATCEKPNRLTSYGKAVTLTAVAGRIRRAPPTAEPGARDISDQLPFLEYELHKLLLAKLRMQGANAIFSLQTQIAIGERCVMALATGTAVKLAALPPPAPPRIKASEKDKDAIEIQKALWDTFTANKTANGFDVAINEQTRAAVESEAEEPPALDLCADKDTCVLELDEAEDVETAKLLASRRSNMQVFTDQLKASTAAHALPYAFTQVWRTRVGPVGTSAERLVSSALSGAAYKLRRLQPAALAPPTFQLDLSEDEIQLVVSGTAIPLQDPSKEPVIERATSNDDDIFALDEEQLAKTNTENYDEKNSGQSGRVSLTTLSHISGSRLARRVCALRLLFVRETTGVRELGGLSGFLHTFTCEVLAIVRAYTSALGGNALTSFYVTHLMLQDNAHKNQGQCLLSVGGDVVHITY is encoded by the exons ATGCCTGGTAAAATTAAAGTGAAGGTTTTGGCGGGCCGAAATTTGCCTGTGATGGACAGGGCGAGTGACACAACAGATGCATTTGTTGAAATAAAGTTTGGTGGAATTACACACAAAACAGATGTTTGCAGAAAATCTCTAAATCCTCATTGGAACAGCACTGAATGGTACAGATTTGAG GTAGATGAATCAGAGCTTCAAGATGAACCGCTCCAGCTACGCCTTATGGATCATGATACATATTCAGCGAATGATGCAATTGGCAAAGTGGTTATTAGTCTTGCACCCCTGTTGGCGCGCGAGGCAATTAGTACCAACGGCGTGGCTGGCCCTCCTGGAG gtgCCGTAATGTCAGGATGGATCCCCGTATTCGATACAATGCATGGCATTCGAGGAGAACTCAACGTGATTGTAAAGGTGGAATTGTTCTCcgacttcaataaatataaaacatcaaGTTGCGGTGTACAGTTCTTTCAct gcCCAATGATACCGCCGGGCTATCGAGTGTCCGCCATTCACGGTTTTGTAGAGGAATTAATAGTGAATGATGATCCCGAGTACCAATGGATTGAGAAAATTCGCACACCACGGGCTTCTAATGAGGCGAGGCAGGTGGCCTTTATCAAGTTGAGTAATCAG gTACAACGTTTGGTCGGTCTGAAGGCTGCAGAATTAGGTGCCAATGCTGTAGTAGGATATCAACAGGACTTTGACTTAGAGGGCGAAGCCGGGGTCGTTGCTAGAGCTATCG GTACAGCCGTCAGCATGACACCATTGCCGTTACCAAGCCAATCGATGACAGTGCAGCTAACTCAGCA acagttaaataaatacttggaCATTTTAGCGACCGATGACGAAAGTGTTGCCGATCTGAGAGAATATTACCTTCATCATCAAGATGAATTGATGATGATCGTCAATATACTTAATCCTAGAACACCATCTTTGCTAGACGAACCAGATAATGATGACGATGATAAGAGCTTTGAAACTATTCGATCAACGCAAAACAACTACACGGGAAGACTATCTATATATCAAGATCTTACTGCTCATACAGGTCTTAAGCATATTTCAGACGATCAATCTGAGCTAAATAAACTCCTTAACCGTCAAGATTCTGATTCTGACTCATCAGGACCGattggaaaaataaaaaagatgaaaaCTCACTTGTTTTCCAAACGCTTCTCCAGACGAAAATCGTCTGCTAAGCAAGATGATCAGATCTCTATTAAATCTAGTTCATCTGACACATCCCGCATATCGGATATTAAAAACGAgctgaaaaaattaaaaaggttaAAGGTTAAAAGATACGATGAATATGAAGAAGAAGAGGGTATAAATATGGCATCGATTTTAGCACGTTCTGTAATTCATGCTCAGACAAGTCTCGCTAGAATATCTGAGTCGCattctgaacactctccaggGTCCACACTAAGGCGAATTAGTGACTCTGGATCGGTCAATTTACCTTCAGGTGAAATGACAGACGTTGAAGTAAATTGTATGGACGATTCTAAAATCCCAGAAATACATTGCGCTTctatggaaaacttatctaatGTCGTCAGTCCACAAGCGGAAAGAAAGATTTCTGATTCCTGTCCAACTTCACCGGTTGTTGTAAGAAGCGAAAATCTTCTTAAACTCCCTGGAGATTCCAGTTTTTATGGTTCCGTATCATCTGCTCTCTCAGCAGAGAGTTCAGATATTTATTCAACTTCAGACGAAGAAGAGGatagttttaacttaaaaactgAAACTATCGGTTCTGTTGTTAAATcagttttaaacaataatgtaGATCCAGAATTTGTTGCCCAAATGGAAAAAAAGCTTACAGTACTCAAATTGGATTCTTTTGAAAGAAACGAAGGCAGTCAGTCCGCCCAAGCAGTGAAACCTGAAGTTCCAGATTTTCAAAACAAGCAGGACCATAATCCCGTACTGCTTGAACCCTCAGAGGATAAAAAGTGTGTAGTCAGTCATAACCGGTCTTTTAAAATTCCAAATCCATTTGCACACAAGAAGCTTTGTAGTAGCTTTAGTGCACCCTCATCCCCGGATGAGAAAAACGGCTTCATGTATCGCTCCTCAAGGCGGATAAAGCGACAGctttcaaaattttcaaaaagtaGCATGATCAAAAGCTTGTCACATTACTCCTTGCTGCCAAAGAGGAAAGAACATAAACCGTCAGTAAGCGAACCTGGTTCTTCGTCTGATGCTACATCTAGAGCTCCTAGCGACACGGTGCTAGGTGCCCCTTTCTTGTCTTATAATGATCTGCTTGCTCTTGATAATAGCGCAGTTAACTCTAATCGCCTATGCAAAAGTGATGATCTTGGACCCACCAAAGTTTCTATGTACATTGGTTCCGAACCAGTATCTAGAGCGTCATTTAGTGGACCTTCCATCTCATTCAGCGAACGTTTGCCTGAGCAAAGATCATTTAAAAGGGAAAAACCTGCAATCAAACCATCGAGCTTAGTCCAAACTGCTATGGAAACAATACTAATTGATAAAGTCCAATCCCTACTTATACCGACAAGTCCAGACTATTCGACtgctaataaaaaattctttagCGACGTGAATGAAAAACTAGTGGTTGAAGAAGAAAAGCTAAGAGAAAGAAAATTAACTAGACAGGACAGTGTACAATCGACAGAATCGGCGTCGCATAAAATGTCCAAATCCCTTAATTCATGCAAGTTAACACATACGCCAGTCTTAAAAAACTTCCATCCCATTCTTAGCGGAGCACATTTAGAGACCATACCTTCTTTACCCGAGGGCAGTGTAGATAAAGAAAGCCTAGACGTAGAGTGTGATACTAACAGTGCTAGCGTGTGTGGTAACTCGCATGCAGCGTGCGTTGACAGGGATAAATGTGAGAGGGAGAAACAAGATAGGGAGAAGTGCGAGAAAGAAAAGGACCGAACATCGCCGCGTCACGCGCGGCACGAGTCATATGGTGGCCGCGAACCAAATGTACAAAACGCATCAGTCAACTCCACTTCTACGCCAATGGGCATACATCGACGATCTTCTGATTCTGATCTTAGTATAACACCAAAag GTAGCTCGTTAAATGCATCTCTAGGAAACGCGGGTAGTGGCGGAGGTGCGATACTCAAGCCATCTATGAACAGCAATAACCTGGAAATGCTGGAGTATCCATTTCTTACGATGTCGGAATATCCGCCTGGATTTATCGTACATATTG GTGGGACAGTCTGCGCTCGGTCTGTGAAGTTAGTAGATGGGGGTGGGGAAAGTAGTTCTCGAGCGGGATGGTGGACAGAACTAAGGACCGAGCTCAGAGCACATGCGCGTGCGCTACGATGCACTGCCGTATTGGCCTATTGTGAACGAACTGCTATACG TGAGGACGTGTGCGTTCTATCTGCTTCTGGCACAGCGGCAGTCATCAATTTGGactgtgattttaatattgatgagCCGAATGTGTCTT TAACAAACGGCTCAAAGAATACAATAGAAGAAATTGAGGCTGAGAATTGCAGCATCGCGCATGTACCGTACTCGCCCGGCGCGGGTCCTTACAGGGCTGAGTTGGCCCCATGTGGGGAATGCCG TCGTGCCCGCGTCCCTACAGTTGTACTAGCGACGTGCGAGAAACCGAACAGACTGACTTCCTACGGCAAAGCAGTGACACTCACCGCTGTTG CGGGTAGAATACGTCGCGCACCACCCACCGCCGAGCCTGGTGCGAGAGATATTTCGGACCAACTACCCTTTCTGGAGTATGAACTACACAAATTGTTGCTGGCTAAGCTTAGAATGCAG GGTGCAAACGCGATATTTTCTCTCCAAACACAAATAGCAATAGGTGAGCGTTGTGTGATGGCATTAGCTACTGGTACAGCTGTAAAATTAGCAGCCTTACCGCCTCCAGCACCACCAAGAAttaag GCTTCAGAAAAAGACAAAGACGCCATAGAGATACAGAAAGCGCTATGGGATACGTTCACTGCGAACAAGACAGCCAATGGCTTTGATGTtg CTATAaacgagcaaacacgcgcggcAGTGGAAAGCGAGGCAGAGGAGCCTCCAGCTTTGGACCTATGTGCGGACAAAGATACCTGCGTCCTGGAATTGGATGAGGCGGAAGAT GTGGAGACAGCAAAGTTACTAGCATCGCGTCGTAGCAACATGCAAGTATTTACGGACCAGTTAAAAGCTTCTACTGCAGCGCACGCGCTACCTTATGCGTTTACGCAG GTATGGCGTACTCGTGTAGGTCCAGTGGGAACTAGTGCAGAACGTCTGGTGTCATCTGCGCTAAGTGGTGCCGCGTATAAATTGCGAAGGTTGCAACCAGCTGCGCTTGCGCCGCCTACATTCCAACTCGACTTATCTGAG GATGAAATCCAGCTTGTCGTGTCCGGTACAGCAATACCTCTACAAGACCCAAGCAAGGAGCCAGTTATCGAGAGGGCGACATCAAATGATGACGATATCTTCGCTTTAGATGAGGAGCAACTTGCCAAGACTAATACTGAGAATTATGACGAGAAGAATAGTGGCCAG